From Mytilus edulis chromosome 8, xbMytEdul2.2, whole genome shotgun sequence, one genomic window encodes:
- the LOC139485562 gene encoding uncharacterized protein isoform X2, protein MDIEDRRRYFIVGSVILEIVQPLFRTRLENDCTSRGLGSFQDFLNSQPVIHILFHLRHRNAICCKDKINCYDNSKLPLIYCQWNLLYTESPGQRGHNCHCKFTANQVQLNDLDISLAGLILLNCCNLAPADDNAVHKLRRYKNDYLSHNTEGEISETEYKSLWTDLTSFVLQLDPNKQNDLIRIENRPLDEGLCSRYSIDLLNIHKKLNEMDTSIQGISSTVQGIDSSMQELLIYHRNEAICQHCKKKLNEQGIVSLETLIPDVVMMDDGRLVLCLFHESRLLICNPDGSQIDSLPVEGCPCCVIAVNNSTVAVTVDKSLKCYCIEMYDINNKHKLKLSTTLQWLLQFFNPSMETI, encoded by the exons ATGGATATTGAGGATCGCCGCCGATATTTTATTGTAGGATCAGTAATTTTAGAGATTGTTCAACCATTGTTTAGAACCAGACTAGAAAATGACTGCACAAGTAGAGGTCTTGGGTCTTTTCAAGACTTTCTAAACTCTCAACCAGTAATACACATACTGTTTCACCTACGACACAGAAATGCTATTTGCTGTAAAGACAAAATCAATTGTTATGACAACTCAAAACTTCCGCTGATATATTGTCAATGGAACCTGCTGTACACCGAGAGTCCAGGACAACGTGGTCACAACTGCCATTGCAAGTTCACAGCAAACCAAGTCCAGCTGAATGATCTTGATATATCTTTAGCAGGTTTAATATTACTAAACTGTTGTAATCTTGCACCAGCTGATGACAATGCTGTACATAAATTACGTCGCTACAAGAATGATTATCTTAGCCACAACACAGAGGGTGAAATATCTGAGACGGAGTATAAAAGCCTGTGGACAGACCTAACTAGTTTTGTCCTTCAGTTGGAtccaaataaacaaaatgacctCATCAGGATAGAGAACAGACCACTTGATGAAGGATTATGTAGTCGATACAGTATAGATCTTTTGAATATTCACAAAAAACTCAATGAG ATGGACACTTCAATTCAAGGAATTAGTTCAACTGTACAGGGAATTGACAGTTCAATGCAG GAACTATTGATTTACCACAGAAATGAAGCAATATGCCAGCACTGCAAGAAAAAATTGAATGAGCAAG GCATTGTGAGCTTGGAAACATTAATACCAGATGTAGTAATGATGGATGATGGCAGACTTGTGTTATGTTTGTTCCATGAGAGCAGACTATTGATCTGTAACCCAGATGGATCACAGATAGACAGTTTACCAGTCGAGGGTTGTCCATGTTGTGTTATAGCTGTCAACAACTCTACAGTGGCTGTTACAGTTGATAAATCCCTCAAATGTTATTGTATAGAGATGTATGatataaacaataaacataaacTCAAACTGTCAACAACTCTACAGTGGCTGTTACAGTTCTTCAACCCTTCAATGGAGACTATATAG
- the LOC139485562 gene encoding uncharacterized protein isoform X1, with translation MASKQQERMDIEDRRRYFIVGSVILEIVQPLFRTRLENDCTSRGLGSFQDFLNSQPVIHILFHLRHRNAICCKDKINCYDNSKLPLIYCQWNLLYTESPGQRGHNCHCKFTANQVQLNDLDISLAGLILLNCCNLAPADDNAVHKLRRYKNDYLSHNTEGEISETEYKSLWTDLTSFVLQLDPNKQNDLIRIENRPLDEGLCSRYSIDLLNIHKKLNEMDTSIQGISSTVQGIDSSMQELLIYHRNEAICQHCKKKLNEQGIVSLETLIPDVVMMDDGRLVLCLFHESRLLICNPDGSQIDSLPVEGCPCCVIAVNNSTVAVTVDKSLKCYCIEMYDINNKHKLKLSTTLQWLLQFFNPSMETI, from the exons ATGGCTTCTAAACAACAAGAGAG GATGGATATTGAGGATCGCCGCCGATATTTTATTGTAGGATCAGTAATTTTAGAGATTGTTCAACCATTGTTTAGAACCAGACTAGAAAATGACTGCACAAGTAGAGGTCTTGGGTCTTTTCAAGACTTTCTAAACTCTCAACCAGTAATACACATACTGTTTCACCTACGACACAGAAATGCTATTTGCTGTAAAGACAAAATCAATTGTTATGACAACTCAAAACTTCCGCTGATATATTGTCAATGGAACCTGCTGTACACCGAGAGTCCAGGACAACGTGGTCACAACTGCCATTGCAAGTTCACAGCAAACCAAGTCCAGCTGAATGATCTTGATATATCTTTAGCAGGTTTAATATTACTAAACTGTTGTAATCTTGCACCAGCTGATGACAATGCTGTACATAAATTACGTCGCTACAAGAATGATTATCTTAGCCACAACACAGAGGGTGAAATATCTGAGACGGAGTATAAAAGCCTGTGGACAGACCTAACTAGTTTTGTCCTTCAGTTGGAtccaaataaacaaaatgacctCATCAGGATAGAGAACAGACCACTTGATGAAGGATTATGTAGTCGATACAGTATAGATCTTTTGAATATTCACAAAAAACTCAATGAG ATGGACACTTCAATTCAAGGAATTAGTTCAACTGTACAGGGAATTGACAGTTCAATGCAG GAACTATTGATTTACCACAGAAATGAAGCAATATGCCAGCACTGCAAGAAAAAATTGAATGAGCAAG GCATTGTGAGCTTGGAAACATTAATACCAGATGTAGTAATGATGGATGATGGCAGACTTGTGTTATGTTTGTTCCATGAGAGCAGACTATTGATCTGTAACCCAGATGGATCACAGATAGACAGTTTACCAGTCGAGGGTTGTCCATGTTGTGTTATAGCTGTCAACAACTCTACAGTGGCTGTTACAGTTGATAAATCCCTCAAATGTTATTGTATAGAGATGTATGatataaacaataaacataaacTCAAACTGTCAACAACTCTACAGTGGCTGTTACAGTTCTTCAACCCTTCAATGGAGACTATATAG